The genomic region caacaacaacaacaaaattaattaattaaataaaaagagagaaagtaagaaaaatttctaattttcattGCACCACCGACGTGATTTGTTTCCCGTGTGAATCTCAGCATTAAAGTTGGTATAAGAAACATCAATTATGGACTGAGGAACCacaataaaaaatgttagaaatcaAATACTTTTAATATATGTAGCTTCGTGAGTTTGGATGAAACCCACATAGCCACTTTGGTTGCACATCCATTCAACAAAGCAACAATTTATTCTCTTCCCtaatcctttttatttattctctaataacaacaacaacaacaacaacaacaacaacaacaacaacaacaacaacaacaacaacaacaacaacaacaacaacaacaacaacaacaacaaaaaaaaaaaaaacaacaacaacaacaacaacaacaacaacaaacaacaacaacaacaacaacaacaacaacaacaacaacaacaacaaacaacaacaacaacaacaacaacaacaacaacaacaacaaacaacaacaacaacaacaacaacaacaacaacaacaacaacaacaacaacaacaacaacaacaacaacaacaacaacaacaacaacaacaacaacaacaacaacaacaacaacaacaacaacaacaacaacaacaacaacaacaacaacaacaacaacaacaacaacaacaacaacaacaacaacaaacaacaacaacaacaacaaacaacaacaacaacaacaacaacaacaacaacaacaacaacaacaacaacaacaacaacaacaacaacaacaacaacaacaacaacaacaacaacaacaacaacaacaacaacaacaacaacaacaacaacaacaacaacaacaacaacaacaacaacaacaacaacaacaacaacaaacaacaacaacaacaacaacaacaacaacaacaacaacaacaacaacaacaacaacaacaacaacaacaacaacaacaaacaacaacaacaacaacaacaacaaacaacaacaacaacaacaacaacaacaacaacaacaacaacaacaaccaacaacaacaacaacaacaacaacaacaacaacaacaacaacaacaacaacaacaacaacaacaacaacacaacaacaacaaccaacaacaacaacaacaacaacaacaaacaacaacaacaacaacaacaacaacaacaacaaacaacaacaacaacaacaaacaacaacaacaacaacaacaacaacaacaacaacaacaacaacaacaacaacaacaacaacaacaaacaacaacaacaacaacaacaacaacaacaacaacaacaacaacaacaacaacaacaacaacaacaacaacaacaacaacaacaacaacaacaacaacaacaacaacaacaacaacaacaacaacaacaacaacaacaacaacaacaacaacaacaacaacaacaacaacaacaacaacaacaacaacaacaacaacaacaacaacaacaacaacaacaacaacaacaacaacaacaacaacaacaacaacaacaacaacaacaacaataatattaatattattagtatatatgaataagataatattaataaataaaactaagttttattaatataaataacttatttagtagtaataaatatatgcctttataaaaaattagtcattaataaaattgattaatattttatactaatgcAATGTTATGGTgactaaaaaactaaaaaactcaaaacatctctatttttaaaattattgtataaaatagattaaaaaaacaaaaacacaatcaaagaCGTCTTGAAAttgcctttttaaaaaaatcgatgtaaaatcattttgaaagtgaggtaaaattaatgtaactcaattttggtcaaatttgctttgtatttaaattttaatttgtaactaTTCTGAAAAATAGATTGACAATAATCAATTGAATTTGTGAagattttaaatagaaaattaaattttagaattcTAGATAAAAAAACACCACAAAACTAAATTtgcttcattttaaaaataggtgaactaaattagttaaataataGGTGCGTTCGCATAGGTTCAGTTCGTTGTTATGtcatttattgaattttagtgACTTTTTGTTTGTTACTTTTCATATACATTTCCGtttaaagacatttttttttatttaattattattattatattatttttatgttgaaaactttcataaaatttaatttacattcatcttaaaacataattgactaaatttttctcttgtaaatattactcttttttattatagaacTTTGTAACCCCGCTCTATCTTAATATTTACTAttgaataaacaaattaattaacgaaatcttttatttaattagatgttttaaatttaaatccatAAAAATACAATTCTATTAAAAACTTGGAATAAGAATTATGCGTGTAAGCTTGGCTCAAGGAAAAGGTGCATAAGGTTAATAGAAATTTGGGAAGGCTTAGATGTTCAACAATGGTGCCATAGAAATGAGAAGTGGATGCTAGTATACCTACCATGATGCAGTTGATGTACTTTGCTGAGgatttccttttcatttcttgtggtgtataaattatttactccCACTTTCAAAAGATCTGCTGACCAAGAATGTTGTATTTTGTGTTTAACATTTTTGCTGATACTAACATTGGCCTATCTATTGCTTCCTTCTTGGATCACCGAATCATACATTGAATCACATACTCTATTCTCGATCTATGTAACATTTGCTATGAAATGATCAGCACTCGAAGGTGTAAAGTTTGTACCATAATGAAATACAAACTTcaaaatacattttctttttgctGCAATTTTATAAATGGGTAACTTGAACATACTGCAGAATCTATAATGCTAGTATGCtgaaataattgtttatttgattcaataTATACcacattttaaacaaattagTGTACTATTGTGCATGCACAGCTTTTAACATCATGTGGTTACATTTAAATCTCCAGCTATGGACAATGAAATTGTGAATTGTATTGATGTGGAATCTGCAAACCAATGTATCCAAACTCCATGTGATTGCCagcacaaatatatttttttgtttaaagtgATTGCTGTTCTTGGCATGCCAAGAACCATTGCTGCATGTCCTTCCCCATTGGTGCAGCCGGATATTATGAGAGTGAATTATTTCTTGTCGGAATTCTTATAGAAGCAAAGCTTTGAGTGAAAATTGTTGAACATCAATCAGACCACCCTCCATTAGTCCTGCAGGTACAGGTGATCCCTGGAAACTTGTCACTGAACTTTTTCCTGATGACATGCCTGTAAAGAgaacacaataaaaattaagaccACATGGAGTGCATTGTTCTCATGAATTTGAATCCCTCCTTACATAGTAGGCAACTCTACCAAAAACATTTGATGATGAAATACCATAAAACACAATCATGttgattgattaataatataaatggaATTTGTAGACCATAAAATAGAAAACCATTACAACATTCTCAAATACAGATGAAACAAAATCAGATAACTGGAAATAGAGCTTTCTCAGCCTATCAATGGTCGTATGCTACATTTGGAGTGTTCCCTGCTGTTCACAATATCCCATAGAAGtatttataaaacaaacaaaaagagaagaCCCGTGATGTAGAGAAGAAAGCATATACACTCAGACCTCTCAAATATAccaataagaaataagaaaatataccCAAAAATATCATCTTGACATTTGATCAAACACATAACCTGCAACCAATAAATGTCCTAATGAACATGATCAGAAAATGTGAATTATCAATCtgaatgattttaattaatcaaaaatgggaaaaaaaaagttatcctAAAATGCTAATTAGAAACCTGCAACCTATGTATATTACCTGTGATGAGCTTGCCAATTCGAAAATCTACGAGCAATTTCCTTGGTTTGTCAAAATCTAGGATCCCTTTCGAGTGATGTTCCAGAATACCTTTAGCCAGATTGATACCATACCTGCAGCCCTTAACATGCCTTTAGTATTGACTAGTTTTTTTTCCCTCCACCCTatggtataaaaataataaggtaAACATAAGCTCATCAAACACGCGATTCTAACCAAAAACTTTGCCCAAATCCACACACTTAATCCAATTTCCATAGAACATTGCATCATAAATAGTGCATGCACGACAATCATATAGAGTATGCAAACCTAGGCTTTTTGGTCCCTCAATCCCTAACAACAGAAATTAACTTAAAATCACAATGAATTAA from Glycine soja cultivar W05 chromosome 16, ASM419377v2, whole genome shotgun sequence harbors:
- the LOC114390781 gene encoding LOW QUALITY PROTEIN: GATA zinc finger domain-containing protein 14-like (The sequence of the model RefSeq protein was modified relative to this genomic sequence to represent the inferred CDS: inserted 8 bases in 5 codons; deleted 3 bases in 3 codons), yielding NDNNNNNNNSNNNNNNNNNNNNKINILFPNPFYLFSNNNNNNNNNNNNNNNNNNNNNNNNNNNNNNNKKKKNNNNNNNNNNXNNNNNNNNNNNNNNNKQQQQQQQQQQQQXNNNNNNNNNNNNNNNNNNNNNNNNNNNNNNNNNNNNNNNNNNNNNNNNNNNNNNNNNNNNNNKQQQQQXNNNNNNNNNNNNNNNNNNNNNNNNNNNNNNNNNNNNNNNNNNNNNNNNNNNNNNNNNNNNNNNNNNNNNNNNNNNNNNNNNNNNNNNNNNNNNXNNNNNNNNNNNNNNNNXNNNNNNNNNNNNNNNNNNNNNNNTTTTTNNNNNNNNKQQQQQQQQQQQTTTTTTNNNNNNNNNNNNNNNNNNNNNNKNNNNNNNNNNNNNNNNNNNNNNNNNNNNNNNNNNNNNNNNNNNNNNNNNNNNNNNNNNNNNNNNNNNNNNNNNNNNNNNNNNNNNNN